The following are encoded in a window of Impatiens glandulifera chromosome 5, dImpGla2.1, whole genome shotgun sequence genomic DNA:
- the LOC124938893 gene encoding NAC domain-containing protein 2-like has protein sequence MERDSDPNTHLPPGFRFHPSDEELIVHYLRNKATSRPLPSSNIIAEVDLYKCNPWELPKKAFFGDDEWYFFTLRDRKYPNGVRPNRMAASGYWKATGTDKQILNKSKSVIIGVKKSLVFYNGHPSKSVKTDWIMHEYRLPETVHLNSQSNGSMKLLKFFLWTVCATLGGGSNNPDYRRALMATHDGDKRKIALIVAVEQGKWLTKNEPRVSL, from the exons ATGGAGAGAGATTCTGATCCAAACACGCATCTACCTCCAGGTTTTAGATTCCATCCTTCAGATGAGGAGCTCATAGTTCATTACTTGAGAAACAAGGCAACCTCAAGACCACTTCCATCGTCCAATATTATTGCTGAAGTAGATCTATACAAGTGTAACCCATGGGAGCTACCAA AGAAAGCTTTCTTTGGCGACGATGAATGGTATTTTTTCACCCTAAGGGATAGAAAATACCCTAATGGAGTCAGGCCTAATAGGATGGCAGCATCAGGTTATTGGAAGGCTACAGGAACTGATAAACAAATTCTTAATAAGTCTAAGTCGGTCATTATAGGGGTGAAAAAATCTCTAGTATTCTACAACGGGCATCCATCAAAAAGTGTTAAAACAGATTGGATCATGCATGAATACAGATTGCCGGAAACAGTACATCTGAATTCTCAGAGTAATGGATCCATGAAG TTGCTTAAATTCTTTCTTTGGACGGTCTGTGCAACTCTTGGTGGAGGAAGCAACAATCCTGATTATCGTAGGGCGTTAATGGCAACACATGATGGTGACAAACGGAAGATCGCTTTGATTGTGGCTGTGGAGCAAGGAAAATGGTTGACAAAAAACGAGCCTAGAGTGAGCTTGTGA
- the LOC124938894 gene encoding uncharacterized protein LOC124938894 — MHGFSDEMPCAYNQNTYYTNVPTANLEMVQDFLSRDCLVLPLILSTHTSPPTVEISKTIFEDCRISTSSTPKEDCIREYSQYQLPPLNGYFNMKKRKNYEDHQLDRATEIKRHFSTGNEKKEVVPSISSTNNVQESIHQFDDSNATVYQFQLMTKYQDLSHFPV; from the coding sequence ATGCATGGTTTCAGTGATGAAATGCCATGTGCTTACAATCAAAATACATACTACACAAATGTTCCAACTGCTAACCTTGAAATGGTCCAAGATTTTCTTTCCAGGGATTGTCTTGTATTGCCTCTTATCCTTAGCACCCATACAAGTCCTCCAACCGTTGAAATTTCTAAGACAATCTTTGAAGATTGCAGAATTTCTACTTCATCAACACCCAAGGAAGATTGTATAAGAGAATATTCACAGTATCAGTTACCACCTCTCAATGGTTATTTCAAcatgaagaaaagaaagaattaTGAAGACCATCAACTTGACAGGGCCACAGAAATTAAAAGGCATTTCAGCACTGGAAATGAAAAGAAGGAAGTTGTACCATCTATTAGCAGCACAAATAATGTTCAAGAAAGCATACATCAATTTGATGATAGCAATGCCACAGTCTATCAATTTCAGTTAATGACAAAATATCAAGATCTCAGTCACTTCCCTGTCTGA
- the LOC124940211 gene encoding probable E3 ubiquitin-protein ligase ZFP1: MGHRHGFTPSHVFEIDNDQSWNHVHQERSYNQPGSENGSVVYPVQNVHADGVNYGSYWNPVPRSNGFASSSQMNEMPHYQHVVPPHGAVTSNLAPNNYTHNASSSSSSSHGGHTFSGAEGGGSMDTSMTSNRGPYKRKSPANPPIYEGSSANRYYSAGNSSNVYGLSIGGDEGTMRNVRSRPTVDLGTNIDRNLPTNPQHHHSFLTNYISDQSTTVEHFGQGSNASMQELNNQGRIMMSDANISSQDNNHFIVGSSTQSPSADSVGYHNDFSSSRPPIPHNITSQPSRGARSSYDQRSAPAFRPSSSNLRLGYNDNRDEGLQLVAGNHSSRQHSRGFSSTGWRNNERSGRTRVSSDRYRSFHHDHMSLHEQFSHQGLMVADRSGFYGSRNLNDQHRDLRLDIENMSYEELLALGERIGHVNTGLSENMVTKSLTVSVYCSSDHCQEELKCVICLEEYKNMDEVAKMKTCKHDFHVNCIKKWLSMKNMCPICKTSTSMASDHLKKEQ, encoded by the exons ATGGGGCACAGACATGGATTTACCCCATCTCATGTGTTTGAGATAGATAATGATCAGAGCTGGAATcatgtacatcaagagagaagTTACAATCAACCGG GCTCTGAAAACGGATCTGTTGTGTACCCCGTTCAAAATGTGCATGCCGATGGTGTAAATTATGGATCTTACTGGAATCCTGTTCCAAGATCAAATGGATTTGCTTCTTCCAGTCAGATGAATGAAATGCCACATTATCAGCATGTTGTACCTCCTCATGGTGCTGTAACCTCCAATTTGGCACCTAATAATTATACACACaatgcatcatcatcatcatcttctagTCATGGTGGCCACACCTTCTCTGGGGCGGAGGGTGGTGGTTCCATGGACACTTCAATGACCAGCAATAGGGGGCCTTACAAGAGAAAAAGTCCTGCAAACCCGCCTATATATGAAGGGAGCAGCGCAAACAGATATTATAGTGCTGGAAATTCTTCTAATGTGTACGGTCTCTCCATTGGTGGTGACGAGGGTACGATGAGGAATGTGAGGAGCAGGCCAACAGTTGATTTAGGAACAAATATAGATAGGAATTTACCAACTAACCCTCAGCATCATCATTCTTTCCTGACAAATTATATTTCTGATCAATCTACCACAGTGGAGCATTTTGGTCAGGGTTCTAATGCCTCCATGCAGGAATTAAACAATCAAGGGAGGATTATGATGTCAG ATGCCAATATCTCAAGTCAGGATAACAATCACTTCATTGTAGGCTCGAGTACTCAAAGTCCATCTGCAGACTCTGTCGGTTACCATAATGATTTCTCCTCTAGCAGACCTCCCATTCCACATAACATCACAAGCCAACCTAGTAGAGGGGCTCGAAGCAGTTATGATCAAAGATCTGCACCAGCCTTTAGGCCTTCTTCAAGCAACTTACGTCTAGGATATAACGACAATAGGGACGAAGGTTTGCAGTTGGTTGCAGGAAATCATTCGTCCAGGCAACATTCAAGGGGATTTTCATCCACGGGATGGCGTAACAATGAGCGAAGTGGACGAACAAGAGTGTCTAGCGACAGATATCGATCTTTCCATCATGACCATATGAGCCTCCATGAACAATTTTCACACCAG GGTCTTATGGTCGCGGACCGTTCTGGATTCTACGGTTCCAGGAATTTAAATGATCAGCACAGGGACTTGAGGCTAGACATAGAGAATATGAGCTATGAG GAATTGCTTGCTCTAGGAGAAAGGATTGGACATGTTAACACTGGCTTGTCTGAGAATATGGTTACTAAAAGCTTGACTGTATCGGTTTATTGCTCGTCAGACCATTGCCAAGAGGAATTGAAGTGTGTTATCTGCCTG GAGGAATACAAAAACATGGATGAAGTGGCAAAAATGAAGACATGCAAACATGATTTCCATGTGAATTGTATTAAGAAGTGGTTATCCATGAAGAACATGTGCCCAATCTGCAAGACTAGTACATCAATGGCTTCTGATCATTTGAAAAAAGAACAGTAA
- the LOC124938895 gene encoding 2S sulfur-rich seed storage protein 2-like, whose protein sequence is MMKLTIVSALLVVVVLTMGEASTAFRTIIIEEETATGSNPRGMEDMCVDQLMSQQMLSQCQMCVEKMVHKSLMNPMRGEEECMDMCCQQLRSMDEECRCVGFKSAVRMQMQRVTSKRIDEKIMREAERMYSQCNLSPRTCHMRHRSA, encoded by the coding sequence ATGATGAAGCTCACAATTGTTTCAGCTCTTCTCGTTGTGGTTGTCCTCACCATGGGAGAGGCTTCAACCGCCTTTAGGACTATCATCATTGAGGAGGAGACAGCAACTGGGAGCAACCCGAGGGGAATGGAGGATATGTGCGTGGATCAGTTGATGAGTCAACAAATGTTGTCTCAATGTCAGATGTGCGTAGAAAAGATGGTGCACAAGAGTTTGATGAACCCAATGAGAGGGGAGGAGGAATGCATGGACATGTGCTGCCAGCAACTTAGGAGCATGGACGAGGAATGCAGGTGTGTTGGATTCAAATCGGCCGTGCGCATGCAGATGCAGAGAGTCACCTCTAAGAGGATCGATGAGAAGATTATGCGCGAAGCAGAGAGGATGTATTCTCAATGCAATCTCTCCCCTCGCACTTGCCATATGAGGCATCGTAGTGCGTAG